TCGGCGCAGGCGGCAACCAGATCCGGCAGCAGCTCTTCGACTTCCACCGGTTCGGGAAACGCTGCACGCACCCGGTTGAGCAAATCACAGAACGCCGCTTCGCTGTCGGTATCGCCAACCGGGCGATAAAAACTGGCGGTCGGTTGAAAGTCCGCCAATTGGCCGTTATGGGCGAAACACCAGTTACGACCCCACAACTCGCGCACGAACGGATGGGTGTTGGAGAGACAGACTTTGCCGACGTTGGCTTGGCGAATATGCCCGATCACCACTTCGCTTTTGATCGGGTAGCGCTGCACCAGGTTGGCGACTTCCGACTCACAGCTCGCCGCCGGGTCCTGGAACAGTCGCAGGCCACGGCCTTCATAGAAGGCGATGCCCCAGCCGTCACGGTGCGGACCGGTTCGGCCGCCGCGCTGCATCAGCCCGGTGAAGCTGAACACGATATCGGTCGGCACATTGGCGCTCATGCCCAATAACTCACACATGCTCGGAATCTCGCTTCAAGCCAGGGGCAACGTTACAGACGCGGTTCGACGCGCATACGCTGGGGGTTGCTCGGCACAGGGGGACGACCGTAACGATCATCACCGGCCCCACCGAAAAGATGTTCATCTTCCTCTTCTACTTCGGCACGGGCGGCGGCTTTTGCGGCGGCAGCCTGTTCCTTGCGCGCATTGGTTTTGCGCTCGATAGGGAAGCGAATCGCCACGAACACCAGGTAAATGCCGAAAGCGATCATGCCGTACATGAACAGATCGGAAATTGCCCGCCACGCGTTGTTGCCGACCTTGAACAACAGGTCGAGGGCCGTGATGGCAATGGCCGGGGCGACCTTTTCCTTCACCGGGTCAATGATGGTCGGCGAAAACAACAGCACCGCCACCAGCAACCGCAGCGGCTCACGCAGCCAACGCCACATCCAGCGGGTGATCCGCATCCACACCAACAGGCAGCCCAAAGCGGCAAAGGCGTAGAGGCCCCAAGCGATCAGATAGTCGTTCTCGGTCATGGTGTCCATGGCAAGGCAGGCAAAGAGGCGCTTATAGTAACGACTTTTCGCACGTCAGGCTTGCCCCAATGGCATCGGTCAAGATGCAGCCCTGTAGGAGCAAGCTCGCTTCTACAGGCTCTGCACAGGCCTGCGGTCTGCGAAGCCCCCTATTCAGTACATCGTTCGAGAGCCATCCATGTCCCTATCCGCCAACGTTTCCGACGCCCCGATTGCCCGAAAGGCCGAAGGCTCCGACCCGTATGCCTGGCTCCAGGAGCGCGACACCGACGCGGTGCTCGACTACCTGAAGGCTGAAAACAGCTATCAGGAAGCGCAAACCGCCGATCAGGCCGAATTGCGCGAAACCCTGTTCGAAGAGATCAAGGGCCGGATTCTTGAAACCGACTTGTCCCTGCCCTCGCCGTGGGGTCCCTATCTGTATTACACGCGGACCACGGCGGGCGACGAATACGCTCGCCATTACCGGTGCCCGCGCCCGGCTGACGATGGCCTGCAACTCGATGAAAGCCGCGAACAATTGCTGCTGGACCCGAACGCTCTGGCCAACGGCGGTTTCTTCTCCCTTGGTGCGTTCAGTATCAGCCCGGACCATCAGCGCCTGGCCTACAGTATCGATTCATCGGGCGATGAGATTTACACGCTGTTCGTGAAGGAATTGTCCGACGGACGTGTCAGCGAACTGGAATTCCAGGACTGTGACGGCAGCATGACCTGGGCCAATGACAGCCTGACCCTGTTTTTCGGCGAACTGGACGACACCCATCGCCCGCACAAGCTGTACCGCTATCGCCTCGACGGCACGGCGGCCGAAGAAGTGTTCCATGAGACCGACGGTCGCTTCTTCATGCATTGCTACCGCTCGAGTTCCGAGGAGCAATTGCTGCTGTCCCTGGGCAGCAAGACCACCAGCGAAGTCTGGGTGCTGGACGCCAACCAGCCACAACAAGCCTTTACCTGCATCGCGCCTCGGGTCGAGGACCATGAGTACGACGTCGACCACGGCGCGCTCGACGGTCAGTGGACGTGGTTCATTCGTACCAATCGCGACGGCATCAACTTTGCCCTGTACACGGCAGTCGATACCGGCGTGGCGCCCACCGAAGCCGACTGGAAAAACCTGATTCCCCACAGCGACACCGTGATGATCGAAGGCATGAGCCTGAACGCCGGCGCCATGACCCTGAGTCTGCGCGAGGGTGGCTTGCCGATCATCGAAGTCCACCCGCAAGATCTGCCGAGCTACCGCGTACAACTGCCGGATGCGGCCTACAGCCTGCACGTGCAGAACAGTCTGGAGTTCATCAGCGACAGGATTCGCCTGCGCTATGAAGCGCTGAACCGTCCGGCGCAGATCCGCCAACTGCAACTGACCAACGGTGAACAGAAAGTCCTCAAGGAAACCCCGGTGCTCGGCCCGTTCGACGCCGACGCCTATGTCAGCCAGCGCCTGTGGGCGACCGCACCCGACGGCACGCAAGTGCCGATCAGCCT
The Pseudomonas sp. MYb327 DNA segment above includes these coding regions:
- a CDS encoding S9 family peptidase, with the protein product MSLSANVSDAPIARKAEGSDPYAWLQERDTDAVLDYLKAENSYQEAQTADQAELRETLFEEIKGRILETDLSLPSPWGPYLYYTRTTAGDEYARHYRCPRPADDGLQLDESREQLLLDPNALANGGFFSLGAFSISPDHQRLAYSIDSSGDEIYTLFVKELSDGRVSELEFQDCDGSMTWANDSLTLFFGELDDTHRPHKLYRYRLDGTAAEEVFHETDGRFFMHCYRSSSEEQLLLSLGSKTTSEVWVLDANQPQQAFTCIAPRVEDHEYDVDHGALDGQWTWFIRTNRDGINFALYTAVDTGVAPTEADWKNLIPHSDTVMIEGMSLNAGAMTLSLREGGLPIIEVHPQDLPSYRVQLPDAAYSLHVQNSLEFISDRIRLRYEALNRPAQIRQLQLTNGEQKVLKETPVLGPFDADAYVSQRLWATAPDGTQVPISLVVKREALGKPTPLYLYGYGAYGESLDPWFSHARLSLLDRGMAFAIAHVRGGGELGEAWYRAGKQEHKHNTFSDFIACAEHLIANGFTTAKQLAISGGSAGGLLIGAVLNLRPELFGAAIAEVPFVDALNTMLDPDLPLTVTEYDEWGNPEEPDVYDRIKAYAPYENVTAQAYPPTLVIAGYNDSRVQYWEAAKWVAKLRATKTDTNPLLLKTELGAGHGGMSGRYQGLRDVALEYAFLFKVLGVA
- a CDS encoding class II glutamine amidotransferase is translated as MCELLGMSANVPTDIVFSFTGLMQRGGRTGPHRDGWGIAFYEGRGLRLFQDPAASCESEVANLVQRYPIKSEVVIGHIRQANVGKVCLSNTHPFVRELWGRNWCFAHNGQLADFQPTASFYRPVGDTDSEAAFCDLLNRVRAAFPEPVEVEELLPDLVAACAEYRSKGVFNCLLSDGDWLFCYCSTKLAQITRRAPFGPARLKDVDVIVDFQAETTPNDVVTVIATEPLTENETWTRYEPGQWSLWRRGECVSQGKTE
- a CDS encoding MFS transporter; its protein translation is MDTMTENDYLIAWGLYAFAALGCLLVWMRITRWMWRWLREPLRLLVAVLLFSPTIIDPVKEKVAPAIAITALDLLFKVGNNAWRAISDLFMYGMIAFGIYLVFVAIRFPIERKTNARKEQAAAAKAAARAEVEEEDEHLFGGAGDDRYGRPPVPSNPQRMRVEPRL